In one Diprion similis isolate iyDipSimi1 chromosome 6, iyDipSimi1.1, whole genome shotgun sequence genomic region, the following are encoded:
- the LOC124406674 gene encoding uncharacterized protein C16orf52 homolog A encodes MDKLTIISGTLFLAADMFAIVSLAMPDWIITDVGGDTRLGLMWSCMTLYNRPQVCYPPDLQLEWLLALVCISIGCILITTTIILLASSHWDRNVIPYARWVGFSAMVLFCLAAVIFPMGFHVDEIGGQPYQLPNSHQVGISYIMFVLALWITVISELFAGKVCLPHF; translated from the exons ATGGATAAACTGACTATTATATCGGGAACTTTGTTTTTGGCAGCTGACATGTTCGCAATTGTCAGTCTGGCCATGCCTGATTGGATTATCACCGATGTTGGAG GTGACACCAGACTCGGATTGATGTGGTCATGTATGACGCTGTACAACCGACCCCAAGTATGCTATCCTCCCGACCTTCAGCTTGAATGGCTACTTGCACTAGTGTGTATATCCATAGGGTGTATTCTGATAACAACTACTATTATACTCCTCGCCAGTTCTCATTGGGACCGCAACGTCATTCCTTATGCCAGATGGGTTGGATTTTCAGCCA TGGTACTATTCTGCTTGGCGGCAGTGATCTTCCCAATGGGTTTCCATGTGGATGAAATTGGCGGTCAGCCATATCAGTTACCGAATTCCCATCAAGTCGGAATTTCTTACATAATGTTTGTCCTCGCACTATGGATAACCGTTATCTCCGAGCTATTTGCAGGCAAAGTTTGCCTACCGCATTTCTAG
- the LOC124406676 gene encoding intraflagellar transport protein 172 homolog: protein MLLKYLGSLLPAQDSENRVAAIVWSPNNLRLAVASSDRSIYLFDEKGVKKDRFSTKPIDPKYGKKSYIIKGIAFSPDSTRIAVGQSDNIVYVYRIGEDWGEKKVICNKFGQSAAVTCLIWPSEGPIIIGLSDGKVRAAMLKANKGHTLYASDSMAISLAVNVKGTGFLSGHVDGSIIRYYIAEDGQAEPPGRVLTHGVPAYALAWPAGHILAAGCDKRIVFYDPRGKQVKSFDYSREEGEREMTVACCSPSGQSVAVGSWDKIRLLDWSPRRGLWEEANVRTLPNLYTVTALTWRRDGSRLVVGGLCGAVEQFESILRRSIVRGSHEVAYVGPSQVVVRPLNGTSHSVVIRSQTGSEIEDVRVLGRKDNHIVARTSTTLLVSDIALNLLSEIPWEDKGGSEKFFLEYPGVCLIFCAGELTIVEYGQSEILGAVRTEAVNPHVVSIRINERHMPGMPDNKRLAYLLDPRTVCVIDLVTNVTICITVHDVRVDWLELSETGHRLLSRDRRGRLWLTDDQGGRSLLLAGASFASWVPGSDVAVAQTGTTLAVWYNVDAPEAATLIPIKGDAVDVVRENGQTRVMVEEAGGQIGYLLDEGLIEFGTALHDNDFGRVVLFLEELGDRSQAEAMWENVARNAMTARKLSVAARCYAALGDIACSNFLTEIVVAGEKYSSQTGNDALSSPDCWAKIAILNGELKTAEAIYLEQNELDKALEMYQKYWHWEEALTLAQARGWAGLESLRDNHFKWLLESGQAARAAAIIEPDNPRLAISLYLQAHRPGRAARLALANEDLIEDSSIVTDIISALKGADLMELAGEILEKSGEPSKAIKCYAQAGVFARALELARTVEPNSVVSLEQDWGHHLAAGGHYDAAINHFIESGETALALDAAIKAHQWRKALQIVQVIENDSAEIQNQCARLGEYFASIGDQDMAETLFLRAGQAKRAIETHINSGDWTRAYEVAMNHMSSEDANEVLSKHVEMLQQAGDLRQAESLYIAMNQIDLAIAMYRHEGHRGDMVRLVRKYRPELLQATHAHLARELEAAGKPREAEEHFLGNGDWRGAVAAYRAANMWEDALRVAKEASGEKAAQQVALMWTRTLAPELGARLLMRLGYFDPCLQLACEANLFDWALEIVKYGTPDQKKEVYYKHAMALEDEGRFSEAEKEFVLAGKAMEAVQMYIHTREWDAAEEVAQAHYPDGLPQVLISKAADAAEAQDYAAAESLLLRAHKPEIIINHYKKAGMWSEAMRVCREYLPSQEAALRRELTQASSGLGANDSSGNLEEAQRWLEAGEVRAALDVLILDPNAPKAALVQAANILIHQADFETAVQIGEDLGTRLFGVNEHALAAQVFLQADKLKHAVDALAIVGEWARARRVVKELAPELESYLEEKYKEAMIREGHVEQLVEVDAEAALEILARKGQWSQVFEAASSQSPKLLHKYIAQRAAQLLKTGSPMQALQLYVQYGAPSIPQNYNLYYRLSELVLSFEDSREDYKSVAQLRNVLLGLIKGMESTASEEAKKFDRVLRAAHYLALKHACKNFSPLTGMVTKVSISLLRYSDILPADRCYYEAGLEARATGLNSEAFVFLNHFLDLEECIEEGDGGLLDVEDLKVTDFPVEVPLPTTLSLSAEQREEVREWVLAVSMDQRVEQGLPVDQRGVYIGSLTNPANTTGVLQACILTGYPIRGPIINFEGSNHVADRDDWNKLVSTARQAPQDSPLNDVLIFVQEFCGILPSYSF, encoded by the exons aTGTTGCTGAAATATTTGGGATCACTTTTACCTGCACAA GACAGTGAAAATAGAGTCGCTGCTATTGTATGGTCACCCAATAATTTAAGACTCGCCGTTGCCTCATCTGATAGATCAATATATCTATTCGATGAAAAAGGAGTAAAAAAGGATAGATTTTCCACCAAGCCTATAGACCCTAAA TAcggtaaaaaaagttacattaTAAAAGGCATTGCCTTTTCTCCGGATTCTACCAGAATTGCTGTTGGACAATCCGATAACATAGTTTACGTGTATAGAATTGGAGAAGATTG GGGCGAGAAGAAAGTTATCTGTAACAAATTTGGTCAAAGCGCAGCTGTAACTTGCTTAATATGGCCGTCTGAGGGCCCAATCATCATAGGTTTATCGGATGGAAAAGTGCGGGCTGCAATGCTGAAGGCCAACAAGGGTCACACTCTCTACGCGTCGGACTCCATGGCAATTTCACTTGCTGTCAA TGTAAAAGGAACTGGCTTTCTCTCTGGTCATGTGGACGGCAGCATCATACGTTACTATATTGCTGAAGATGGTCAAGCGGAGCCTCCAGGCCGAGTATTGACGCATGGAGTACCAGCTTACGCATTGGCATGGCCTGCAGGACATATTTTGGCTGCTGGCTGCGACAAAAGAATAGTATTCTATGATCCCAGAGGTAAACAAGTGAAGAGTTTTGACTATAGTCGagaagagggagaaagagaaatgacTGTTGCCTGCTGCAGCCCAAGCGGACAAAGCGTGGCTGTCGGCTCTTGGGACAAAATCAGACTGTTAGATTGGAGTCCACGGAGAGGATTATGGGAAGAAGCAAATGTTCGAACATTGCCAAATTTGTATACAGTCACTGCCCTGACCTGGCGCAGAGATGGATCGAGGCTAGTAGTGGGTGGCTTGTGTGGAGCCGTAGAACAATTTGAGTCCATTTTACGGCGATCAATCGTGAGAGGGAGTCACGAGGTGGCCTACGTTGGGCCCAGCCAAGTTGTAGTTCGTCCACTGAATGGAACCAGTCATTCGGTTGTTATAAGATCGCAAACAGGTAGCGAGATAGAAGATGTCAGAGTTCTTGGACGCAAGGATAACCACATAGTGGCCAGAACATCTACAACTCTCCTGGTCAGTGATATAGCATTAAATCTGCTTAGCGAAATACCATGGGAAGACAAAGGGGGTagcgaaaaattctttcttgaATATCCCGGTGTCTGTCTAATATTCTGCGCTGGGGAATTGACAATCGTCGAATATGGCCAGAGCGAGATATTGGGTGCAGTAAGGACAGAAGCTGTAAATCCTCACGTAGTCAGTATCAGGATAAACGAACGACATATGCCCGGGATGCCTGACAACAAAAGATTAGCATACCTCCTGGATCCCCGAACTGTGTGCGTCATTGACCTTGTGACAAACGTCACTATATGCATCACTGTACATGACGTAAGGGTCGACTGGTTGGAGTTGAGTGAAACAGGTCACAGACTTTTGTCACGTGACAGAAGAGGCCGATTATGGTTGACAGATGACCAAGGAGGACGCTCACTATTGCTTGCTGGGGCAAGTTTTGCATCCTGGGTACCCGGCAGTGACGTGGCTGTAGCTCAGACTGGAACAACACTTGCAGTGTGGTACAACGTCGACGCACCTGAAGCCGCCACTTTGATTCCAATCAAAGGGGATGCGGTTGATGTGGTTAGAGAGAATGGCCAGACCAGAGTCATGGTTGAGGAAGCTGGTGGACAGATTGGCTATCTTCTTGACGAAGGATTGATCGAATTTGGCACAGCACTTCATGACAACGACTTTGGTCGCGTTGTgttgtttttggaagagcttgGTGATAGGTCACAAGCTGAAGCCATGTGGGAAAATGTGGCAAGAAATGCCATGACTGCTAGGAAGCTATCTGTGGCCGCTAGATGCTACGCAGCACTAGGCGACATAgcttgttcaaattttttaacagagATAGTCGTCGCTGGGGAGAAGTACTCATCACAGACTGGAAACGACGCCCTTAGTAGCCCAGACTGCTGGGCCAAAATTGCCATTCTAAATGGTGAGCTAAAGACAGCCGAAGCTATTTACCTGGAGCAAAATGAACTAGACAAAGCTTTGGAGATGTACCAAAAATATTGGCACTGGGAAGAGGCTTTGACTTTGGCGCAAGCCAGAGGATGGGCAGGACTCGAATCGTTACGAGATAATCATTTTAAGTGGCTACTCGAGAGTGGGCAGGCGGCAAGGGCTGCGGCGATCATAGAACCTGACAATCCTCGCTTGGCCATCTCACTCTACTTACAAGCTCATCGTCCTGGGCGAGCTGCACGATTAGCACTTGCTAACGAAGATTTGATAGAGGACAGCAGCATAGTCACCGATATAATTAGCGCCTTGAAAGGGGCAGATCTTATGGAATTGGCTGGTGAAATTTTAGAGAAATCCGGTGAGCCATCGAAGGCTATCAAGTGTTACGCTCAAGCTGGCGTGTTTGCTCGAGCACTAGAACTGGCTCGTACAGTGGAACCTAACTCTGTAGTCAGCTTAGAGCAAGATTGGGGACACCATTTGGCTGCTGGTGGCCACTACGATGCAGCAATTAATCATTTCATTGAATCAGGTGAAACTGCCTTGGCTCTTGATGCTGCCATCAAGGCTCATCAATGGCGAAAGGCTCTACAAATAGTTCAG gtaattgaaaatgataGTGCTGAGATACAGAATCAGTGTGCAAGATTAGGAGAATACTTTGCTTCAATTGGAGATCAGGATATGGCAGAGACATTATTCCTTCGTGCGGGTCAAGCCAAGCGAGCAATTGAGACGCACATTAATTCTGGTGACTGGACAAGAGCATATGAAGTCGCAATGAACCACATGAGTTCTGAAGATGCTAATGAAGTGCTTTCTAAACACGTGGAAATGCTGCAGCAAGCTGGAGACTTGAGGCAAGCAGAATCACTATACATTGCAATGAATCAGATTGACCTTGCAATTGCAATGTATCGGCATGAGGGACATAGAGGGGATATGGTCAGGCTGGTTCGTAAATACAGACCTGAGCTCCTCCAAGCTACCCACGCTCATTTAGCCAGGGAACTGGAAGCTGCTGGAAAGCCCAGAGAAGCTGAGGAACACTTCCTGGGAAATGGAGATTGGCGAGGTGCTGTAGCTGCGTATCGAGCAGCCAATATGTGGGAAGATGCTCTGAGAGTGGCTAAAGAAGCCTCTGGAGAAAAGGCTGCGCAGCAG GTAGCGCTGATGTGGACACGTACTTTAGCCCCAGAATTAGGTGCCAGGCTGTTGATGCGTTTGGGTTACTTTGATCCATGTCTCCAACTGGCCTGTGAGGCAAACTTATTTGACTGGGCCTTAGAAATTGTTAAATACGGTACCCCGGATCAGAAGAAAGAAGTGTACTATAAACACGCAATGGCTCTGGAAGATGAGGGGCGATTTTCTGAGGCAGAAAAAGAATTCGTTCTGGCTGGTAAAGCAATGGAAGCTGTACAGATGTACATTCACACTAGAGAATGGGATGCAGCTGAAGAAGTTGCACAAGCGCATTATCCTGATGGCCTGCCTCAAGTCCTGATATCGAAAGCAGCGGATGCGGCAGAGGCACAGGACTATGCTGCAGCAGAGTCGCTTCTCTTGCGAGCCCACAAGCCTGAAATCATCATCAATCATTATAAG AAAGCTGGCATGTGGTCAGAAGCTATGCGCGTCTGCAGGGAATATTTACCAAGCCAAGAAGCTGCGCTGAGGCGTGAATTAACCCAGGCTAGCTCTGGCCTTGGAGCGAATGACAGTAGTGGAAACCTTGAAGAAGCTCAAAGATGGTTGGAGGCTGGAGAAGTTCGAGCGGCGCTAGACGTTCTGATATTAGATCCGAATGCACCAAAGGCTGCACTTGTTCAAGCTGCAAATATTCTCATTCACCAGGCTGATTTCGAGACTGCAGTTCAAATCGGAGAGGACTTAGGCACCAGATTATTCGGAGTCAATGAACATGCCCTTGCTGCACAG GTATTTCTGCAAGCTGACAAGCTTAAGCATGCTGTAGATGCATTAGCGATAGTCGGTGAATGGGCTAGAGCTAGACGTGTCGTAAAAGAGTTAGCACCAGAGCTAGAGTCctatttggaagaaaaatacaaagagGCTATGATAAGAGAAGGACATGTGGAGCAGCTGGTTGAAGTTGATGCAGAAGCAGCGCTAGAGATTTTAGCCCGCAAGGGTCAATGGAGTCAAGTTTTTGAGGCAGCAAGTTCACAAAGTCCAAAGCTCCTGCATAAGTACATTGCTCAGCGAGCGGCGCAACTTTTAAAGACTGGTTCTCCCATGCAGGCACTTCAACTATACGTGCAATACGGAGCGCCGTCTATTCCCCAAAATTACAATCTCTATTATCGCTTGTCAGAGCTGGTCCTTAGCTTCGAGGATTCTAGGGAAGACTATAAGAGTGTTGCTCAGCTGCGAAACGTTTTGCTTGGGCTCATCAAGGGCATGGAATCAACAGCATCAGAGGAGGCAAAAAAGTTTGATCGCGTTCTTCGTGCAGCACATTATTTGGCACTGAAACATGCCtgcaagaatttttcacccctcaCTGGAATGGTGACTAAAGTGAGCATATCTCTTCTTCGATATTCAGACATTCTGCCTGCGGATCGCTGCTACTATGAAGCTGGATTAGAAGCCCGTGCCACTGGGCTGAACAGCGAGGCCTTTGTTTTTCTCAACCATTTCCTGGACCTTGAAGAATGCATTGAAGAAGGCGACGGTGGGTTGCTGGATGTTGAAGATTTAAAAGTCACAGACTTTCCTGTCGAAGTACCACTGCCAACAACGTTAAGTTTGTCTGCTGAACAGCGCGAGGAAGTCAGAGAATGGGTTTTAGCAGTCTCCATGGATCAGAGAGTTGAACAAGGCCTCCCAGTCGATCAGCGGGGAGTTTATATAGGATCGTTAACGAACCCTGCAAACACAACAGGAGTATTACAAGCCTGCATTCTAACTGGATATCCAATTCGAGGgccaataattaattttgaggGTAGCAATCATGTGGCTGATCGCGATGATTGGAATAAACTAGTAAGCACAGCAAGGCAAGCTCCTCAAGACTCGCCTCTGAACGATGTACTTATTTTTGTTCAAGAATTTTGCGGCATTCTACCTAGTTATTCGTTTTAG